In the Fibrobacter sp. genome, AATTGGGCGCTACAATCTGCTGGATTTCACGCATCATCCTGTCGGGATTTTCGTGAGTCAACTCCAGAATGGAACTGCGCGTCACGCCTGCATCCTGATGAGTCAAGTTCAGAATTTGCCCACGGTTTTCGCCCACCACGCCGGCGTGGGGCTCTTCCACAAAAGACCGCAAGTTCGAAGAACACCAGTGGTAACGTCGGGCGGCTTTGGCGCCTGTGTTCATGCCCTGCTGAACTACCGCCCAGTCGCCCTCATCCGTCACGATAAAATTATGCTGGTAAAGCTGGAAACCGTCCTGCACGGCGGTGTTATCCACCTTGGCGCAAAGGCAGCTGGTACGCTTCAGGTAATACCCGTCCACGCCGGTCTTGTCCGCAATCTGCAGCAATTCGTTGGGCGTCTCCCGGGAGAATTTTCCGCGTCCGCCGCACACATAAATCCCAAGGTCTTTTGCAATCGGGTTCAGCCCACGCTTCAGGGCGTACATCACGCTGGTGGTAATTCCCGAAGAATGCCAGTCCATGCCCATGACCGCACCGAAGGACTGAAACCACAGCGGGTCGCTTAAACGCACCAGGAATTCCCTCTTGCCGTAATTTTCCACAATGGATTCGGCAATGAGCCTGCCCAAGTCACGCATACGGTCCGCAAGCCAACGGGGAACAGTCCCCGTATGCAAAGGCAAGTCCGCTACACCAGTACGCTTAGGCATGATTTTGTCTATCTGATTTTCTTCTGCATTTTTACTGTGAATCGGAATCACAGGGATATTGCGATAACCACTTCTCCAACTCTTCCTTTTCGGGAGGGGCTAGAGGGCAAATTCCATCTTCTTCTCCATCTACAGTATAGCTATCACTGTAGATGAGTGAAAACATGGCGCTGTAAAGAAAACCCAATGCGCCTAAAGTTGCTGCTGCTACACTAGGTTCGTCACCTCCCAGTAATGCGCCCAGGCCGGCTCCAATTCCAGCTGTGACAAGAACTGGTTTCCAGAAACCTTTCTTTTCTAACTTCTGTGTTGAATCCAGAGAAATACATTTGTTGATTAATTCGTTCAAATTTATGGGATATGTGATTTCTGGATGGAGGTCGCTTTGAAGCCAAATGGTTCTGTTGCTCTTGTCGTAGCAAATTCCAGAAGATAAGACTAGGTCATTGCCCGCAATCGGATAAATTGATGCTTTGAGATGTATCGTCTTTTTGTCAAAACTTTTGTCAAGCCAGAAAAGCGTTTTTTGAATGTTGTGCATTCCGCCAGATGTCAGGTTGGTTTCACGGAATTTTGTACTGGAGTCAGATTTGGCGATTGTCTTGATGGTGGATTTAGTTTCGACTTTTGATTTAGTTGCGGAAGGCTTTGCTGTTAGAACTTGTTTTTTTGTTGGGTTTAAGGGAAAGTAAGTCCAATTGTTTTTTAATGAATCCGGGGTAACTGAATAAGCGATAACGCTCGATGTTGAAAGGGCTGTGATTGGTGCTATAAACGCCCATGGAAAGGGCATGGTTAGCATTAGTGCCCCGGAAGCCACGAGTCCAATGCCCATGGCTGTTTTTTGGGATTCCGCTACTTCTTGGGGATTTTTTTTCAGCCTTTTGTTGAGAAGCACTTCACCTTGATGGATAACCTGCAGTTGTGAACCGTCTACAGAATCTTGGTTGACGCTCATGGTCAAGGGTGTGGTTCCAACGTAGGTTGAATCCAGGTATACCGTAGCGATAACTGCTCCCGGGGATTCGACCTTCAAAGTTCGCATCGGTGAATTCCCCGGTGTGGCGCAGCCGTAGAGCAGGAGTCCGCATAGTATGCAAATCAAACGGATTAAATGTCGATTTGTATGGGATGAATGATGCTTCATGGAGAATAAATTAGATAATTTTATATCTTTTTTTGCGATGAAACAGGTCACTTTGATACAGATGTTTCTCCTCTGCGTAATCAGCGGTCTATTTCTTGGACTTGCTGGTTGTGGCGATTCCTATAAGATGGCTGTGGATGTGGGTTCCTTTGATGTTACCCTTCCTCCTACGGTTCGTGGCGCAGAATTTAATATGCAAGAGAATTCCTCTGCCATGCGAGTAACCGCCTCTGTGCATGAACCATCCGAAAAATCCTCTCACTTGTCCAGGGTTTTTAATGGCGCTGCCGTAGTTTGTGAAGGTGAACAGCATTGCCCCGGTAAAAAGGATGCCTACAATTCTTATGGAGGCGAAAGATTTCTACATCCGTCAAAGGCTGACATTTATTACAATTTCAAGTCTTTTCCTGTGTCGCTGAGTGTAGAAACTCTAATGAAAAGCGAAAGACGTTTACTGGTGTATGGCTTTGGCTTGGACCCGATGCCTTATGTTACTGCTGCAATAGGTCTCAATAGCCGTTACGGTGAGGTTGGAATTAATACTTACCTAGGACTGGATTACAGTAAAACTGATTACGCTTTTAGAGCGATATACACTTACCAAACAATCGGTTTTGGAGGTGGTACGGATGTGGGTTCTTTTGAGGGTAAATACGATGAATACCAGTTCAATTTCCGCGGTGGTACTGGTGCCCATGCCAGCTTATTCCTTGGTCCGGTGGCCTTGACTTATGTGCCCATGTTTAACATTCCATGGCTTTGGACCACGGATTTGAAGACAAGAGAACCGGACGGAATTCTTCTTGAACATGTTTCAAGAGAAAGCGACTTTGATGTCACCTTTAAGTTCCCCTTTTATTTTTCCAATTATTTCGGCTTCACCTACAATGCTCATGGTGGACTGCAGTATAGTCTGGGTCTAACGGTTATAAATGGCACTCAGTTAGACGAACGTTTGATTTTTGCTTCAACTTCCATATCGTACTTGTTCTAGGAGGATGAAATGCAGAAAATTTGCTTAACGATTGTTGCTGTAGAGCTTTGCCTTTGCGCCTGTTCCCAGTGGGATCCCAACTCGGATGAAGGTGTTGTGACCCGACTTTCTAATTATCAGGATCTGCAAAAAACCGTCATTACTTTTGATGGCGAAAAAGTCCGGTACGATAGTCTATATCTATTCTATCAGGATTCCCTTTCGCAAGCGAACGGTTACGTGATTTTTCGGTTCGGTCAAATTGGCAAGAATGAGCGGTATGCCCTTGATATGTACATGAATATTTATGGCTGTACCGATATGTATTGCTCCAACGCAAATATGATTGTTTTCCATGATGCCAGGTATGACAAAATAAGAACTTTAAAGGAAGGTGAATTCTCCCTGACAAAGCCGAAATCGGAACTTCACAAGGGTGAAATCTTTGGCGAAAATTGCAAGTTGAAAGTCTTTAATTTCTTTGACTTAAAAGTCGATTTACCCGACGTACAAATAGACTGGTTTTTGCAAGAGTCTGAAGAATCTTGTGACGTGACGATTTACTACTAGGTGCGAAATGATCTGGTTCTTGTTTGCAATCCTGTTGTGCGCTTTGGCTGGCTGCTCTGAGTACAGTTCAGATTTTGATGTTGTTGACGCACGAGCAAAAGATCCTGTGTCCCAGACCCTCAATGTTGATTACTTTGGCGTTGATATTAATTATTATCGTTGGGAAATGTGCTCATCCATGACTTATGAGCGGGATTCCATAGCCCTTGAATGTCTGGATAGTTCCTTTAATGTGGTATCTAGAATTACGGATTATGATACAGCTGGTTATTGGAACCAAACTGCTATATTCAAGGATTTGAAACTGCAAAGTCCTTTTGTGGAAATTGTTCAATATGGACACCTTATGTGGAAGTATGGCGTTCAAACGTATAGCGTTTCTGTTGAAATGCGAAACTTGAGAAATGCTGTAAATATGGATACAGTAAGATTTAACGAATCTACGGATGTCTTGATCAGGGACAGGCTGCGTCGATATTTGGAAGAGGGTTTGCCTTTTTATGTAGCCGAGGGAATGGCGAAAAAGGATTTTAAAGATTTTTTGAAATCGAAAAATCTCAGTGCTTCATTCATTTTTTGTAACGCTCTAAAATACCCCGAAACAGAAAACGTTCAACGTCATTTAGAAAAATTTCAGCGCGAATTTGCCTTGGATACGCTTTCGAAAGATTCTCCCATATTGACTACCTTGGATTCCATGCTGACTGCTGATTCTGTCATTCCTGATTGTAATATGGATTACTTGGCGTTGGCCTATGACTTCAACCAGTGTTCTCGTTCGAATTACGTTGATTCCATTATGAATCCTTATAGCAAATGGTATGGGACCGTTTTGTATTGCGATTCCAGCAAGTGGCGAATAATTCCAAGGGACAGTTTGCCCTTGTTGTGTATGACTTACAATAAGGATGAATTGCGCCTGACAAAAGATTCCGCTTTTGTGGTTTGTGATGGAAATGGCTCTTGGCGTGATGCTGCGTTTAAGGAACCTTATCTGACTCGTTTCTTGGGAAAATGTGATAGCAGCGAAACCTCCATAGATACCTTGGGGCATAGCGCTCTTTGTGCAGCAGACGGCAAGTGGTATATCTATAAAAGCGAACTGGAAAGACAAATTGGAATTTGTGGTGTTAACGTGGAATTTGGAACCACCAAGGTGTTAGGGGACACTGCCTATTATTGTAATTCAACAGGCGAAAAGTGGATTGTCTATAGTGAGCTCGAACGACAAATTGGAATTTGTGGTATTACGGCAAAATACGACTCCATTGCGGAGTATGAGGATGGTTATTATTCTTGCACGAAAGCTTGGGCTGACAATCGGGGTGTTCCTGGCGTTTGGAACCTCCTTGATGCTCAAGCTTGGATTGAAAGGACCATTGGGAAATGTTGCTCAACGATCCCTTGTGGTACTCTCGCTTCGTACGGAAACCATGTTTACTATTGCGATGATAAAGCAAAAAAATGGCGTGATGCCAATTCTCGTGAGTTTACATTATTTACCCATCCTAATGGAGGTAATTGCAATAGAAACAGCAGTCATATACAGGTGGTTCCTGTTAACGATGAAGGTTATTGGATGTGTGTAGATGATCCCGTTGGTGGAATTGATTATGGCTGGACGCGTTTGGATCGCAAGAATCACAAGGAGCTTACCACCTATTTTAATAATGGCTCTGGTGAAAGTACAAAGGTTGTTGCAGTGGATTTGTCGACTAAGTACTATAACTATGCCCTATACTTGAACGGAGATAGGGACGATTCTTCGCTGTATGGAGTGGTATATCCCTTGGGTTTTTACGAGATTGTTCTTACGGATGATTTGCTTTTGCTTGATCGCCCTGTCGATGGGGTTATTGCTGCCGATGAAAATTGCCCCATAGGATTCCATGTGGAAGGAACCATTTGCGTAAAATCTAGGACTAATTAGAAAAATCGCGGCTTTGTTGGCTTACTGGTTCTAAGCTTTATAAGAGGCAATCTTTTTACGTTGAACATTCCGCTTGCTTTCTTGCCGAACTAACAAGAAATCCTTGTGAGTTGATTCGCGAGGCAATTCACCATCTTTGTACAGCAATATGGAATTGTCTTCAGGACGGACTTCTTTCATATACACAAATGTGCACTAAAACGTATGCCGTGTCAATCCTCCTATAACCATATATTTTCTATTTAAGTAAATCCCGAAGAATGCCCTCGTTGTCTACCGACAACACCATTATTATAGAGTTAGTCCTTTTTTGAGTGGGCGAACCTATATTTAGGGTGGGAAGCTTTAAAAAATGGATGTATGGGCTTTCCAAGGGATGTTTATGAAGAAGTTTATGGTGTGTGCCGGCCTTACGCTGGCGATGGGTTTTGGCCTAGCAAATGCAACTCGCCAGATGGAGGCTCTGGACCGTGGCCTGGTGGCTGTAAAGACCGGCAATGGCGTGTTCCTGAGCTGGCGCGTGTTGGGTACCGATGGCAATGCGACCGGTTTCAATCTTTATCGCGACGGTGCAAAGATTGCGAGTTTCGATGGAAAGGCTGCCTCCAATTATACGGATGCCCAAGGAACTGCCGCAAGTAAATATTATGTCCGTCCGGTTGTAAACGGCGTCGAAAAATCTTCGGACAAGACCGTTTCCGTTTGGGGTGAACAGAAGCTGACTATCAATTTGGATCGCCCTGCTGGCGGTTCCGATTACACTTACAGCCCCAACGATATTGCCGTAGGCGATGTGGATGGCGACGGCGAATACGAACTGATTTTGAAGTGGGATCCCAGCAATTCCAAGGACAATTCCCAGAAGGGTAAGACCGGCAACGTGTTTGTGGATTGCTACAAGTTTAGCGGAAAGAAATTGTGGCGAATCGACCTTGGCGTAAATATTCGTGCAGGCGCTCATTATACCCAGATTCTGGTTGGCGACTACGATAGCGATGGCAAGGCGGAAGTGGCCATGAAGACTGCCCCCGGCACCAAGGATGGTTCCGGCAAGTATATTAGCAAGGGTGCTGCCGCCGGCGAAACCAACCACACCAAGGATTACCGCAATTCCAACGGTTACGTCCTGAGCGGTAATGAATACCTGACTCTTTTCAATGGCGAAACGGGTGTGGAAATGGCGACTGTCAATTTCAATCCTGCTCGCGGAACTGTTTCTAGCTGGGGTGATTCCTACGGCAATCGCGTGGACCGTTTCCTCGCTACCAACGCTTATCTGGACGGTCAGAAGCCCAGCATGGTTTTCCAGCGCGGTTATTACACCCGCATGGCTGTAACCGCTTACGACTGGGATGGAACCACTTTGAGCCAGCGCTGGTATTATAACGCTGCCACCAAGGGCAGTGAATGCTATGGCATGGGCAACCACAATATTTCCGCTGGCGATGTGGATGGTGATGGCTTTGATGAAATTATCGAAGGTGCTTGCGCCATCGATCATAACGGAAAGTTCATGTACCGTACCGGCAAGGGTCACGGCGACGCCATGCACTTGGGCGACTTGGATCCGGATCACGACGGCCTGGAAGTCTGGGAAGTTCACGAAGAAAAACCCTACGGCTACGATCTTCACGATGCCCGTACCGGTGCAATTCTGTGGAGTGCCAATAGCGACGCTGATAACGGTCGTGGAGTGGCTGCCGATGTCGATAGCACAAGTCGCGGTTACGAAATGTGGTCTGCCGCTAATTGGAATACCTATTCAGCAAAGGGCAAGCAGCTGGCTACTAGCCGCCCCGCCTATAATTTCCGTATTTACTGGGACGGCGACCTGCTGGACGAACTTCTGGACAACACCACCATCAGCAAATGGAACAGCGCTACCTCCAAGAGCAGCACCTTGCTTTCTATGGAGGGCAACAGCTGCAACTCCACCAAGGCGACCCCGAACTTTAGCGGCGACATTTTTGGCGACTGGCGCGAAGAAGTGATCCTTCACGATGGCGCATCCAAGCTGTATGTTTACACCACGACCATTCCTACCACGCACCGCCTTTACACTCTGGCTCACGACCCCATTTATCGCTTGGGTATGAGCTGGCAGAATACCGCCTACAACCAGCCGCCTCATCTTGGTTTCTGGCTGGGTGCAGGTTCTGAGAAGGCTCCCGCTCCCGACATTATGCTGGTGGGTGGCGAAGTGGGCCCCAAGATTCCTGCCATCCAGAAGCAGGGGGCAGGCTCCAGTTTTCAGACGATCATGCTTGGCGATGCCATTACGGAATACGCCTTCGGTTACAGCAACTGCGATGGCCTTACCATTACAGGACTTCCTGATGGCGTGACCGCAAAGCAGGATGCCGCAAATTCCCGCTACGTCATTAGCGGTACTCCTACCAAGGCTGGCGTTTACGAAATTTCCATTACCACAAAGGGCGGCTCCACCGAAGTGGATCCTGCAACTCGCGGGGCGAGCATTACCGTTCTTGCAGAAGCTGCAATCGTTCCCTCTGCAGTGAAGGTTCTTTCCTCTGTTGAAGCCGGCATTCCCACCGATGGCGTAGGCGTCTGTGAAACGACAAACGCGGGCTTTGTAGGTGAATGCTATTTCAATATTGACAATGTGGTTACCAGCTATGGCATCTGGAATCTTTATTCCGGCGCGGCACAGGAAAATGCAACTCTGGTTTTGCGTTATGCTCACGGCAAGACGGACACCCGCAAGATGGAACTGTTCGTCAATGATGTAAGCTATGGCGTGGCAACCTTCCCGCCCACAGCTGATTGGACCACCTGGGATTCCGTCGCTATCAAGATTCCCCTCAACAAGGGCGTGAACGTTCTGAAGTTGCAGTCTGTCTCTGAGCAGGGCGGCCCCAACATCGACCAGCTGGAATTTGATGTGGCAGGAATCGTAATTGCCGCAGATTCCTCCATTGTAGATTCCGACGAAGAGGAAGGCGAAGATTCTATCGTGGACCCGAGCGATGATCCTACAAACGGTTCTGACGATACTCGAGAACCTGAAGGAACTACGGAGGAGCCGGCCGCCATTGCTTCTCCCGTTCAGTTCAACGCTGCCAGCATGGCTCAGGTACAGGTATTTGACCTGATGGGCCATCGTGTAGCAACCTTTGCTGCTGAATATGACGGCAGCATGTCTAGCCTGAAATCTCACATGAGCGGCCTGCCAAATGGCATATACATGATTCGTGCGCGTGTCAACGGCCATACCGTTCAAAGCCGAATGAATCTACACTAAGAAAAACATAAACATCCAAACAAGAATCCCCAGGACGAATGCCCTGGGGATTTTTTGAAGTCAATTCTTTTTTTATCAAAATGCAATTGTTTGTAGAAAATTTTTGTATATTATATTTGCTAAAATTGGTGAAATTTGACAAAATTTATTGAATTTTGCAATTATAAGACTTGTTTTAGTGCAATTGTTTACTAAACTTTTTGCAAAAGATGGATTGATGTTATGGAAGAAGCCCGCTGATGGTGAGCCTGATCTATACGCTGTATCAGCAAGGGTTCCTGCCGGAATCCATGATGAAGAATTAGGGCATGTTCAATCCACTAGCTAGAATGTTTGATATCGCTTGATGTAAATATCATTTCTTCACCAGTACCTGTATTTCTAACAACTTTTCCCAATCGGCAATGGTCCGATTTTCCCTAGGGATTTTCCAGAAATTATCCCAGATGTCCTTGTTTAAGGCTTCTATTTCTGCGGCTTGGGCGTCGGTAACGACGCCGTTAGAGGTCTGATACATATTTTACTCCTTTCTGCGTACAAGCGAATGTGGTTGGTCATACGGAAACGCAGATATTTTGATTTGATTCAGCCCGAATTAAAGGGCGGTTTTCAAAGGTAGATTATAAAAATGTCACTTTAGTGTCAAAATCAAAAATTATATTGTTTTTACAAAGATTGTTATTTTGCCGATATTATACCAGGATTTTTATATGCCTAAGGAATTTACGGAAGCAACACGCGTTCAATTGACTGCGATTCAACATTTGACTCGTATCGGCTATTCGTATTTAGGCAAAATTTCCCAGGAACCGGGTGCGCTTCCTGCTGCCGATATCCGTAAATACGATCCCGAGACAAATATCCTCACGAATATATTTGCGGCTCAATTCCAGAAATTGAATCCTTCGGCAAAAGTCAATCCCCAAAATATTTTGGACGATATTCGCAAGGAATTGGATGACGATGATCTTGGTCAGCAGTTTTACCAGAGAATCACAAAGTGTTCTCCCTATAAGCTGATTGATTTCGACAATCCCGAAAATAACACCTACCATTGCACGGCAGAATTTACCTGCCGTAATGGGGAAGATAGCTTTCGCCCCGATATTACCCTGTTCATTAACGGCTTGCCTCTCGTTTTTATCGAGGTAAAGAAGCCGAATAATGCGGGCGGTATGGTTGCCGAAAGTAAGCGAATGAACGAAATTCGATTCCCGAACAAGAAGTTCCGTCGCTTTATCAATATCACCCAGCTCATGATTTTCTCCAATAACATGGAGTACGATGCCAAGGGTGGTGTAGTTCCTATTGAAGGCGTTTTCTATTGCACTGCAGCCAAGGAATCAGCACCTTTCAACTGCTTTAGGGAAGAAAATCCCAAGCGCGAAGAAGTTGCACCCTTTGTAGCAAACTTTCCCTATGCACCTATTAGCCCTGAATTTGAAAAACAGGTGCTGATGGACTTTAATGTTCCAGTTTTAAAAGACAATCCAGAATACAAGTATAACCTTGGAATCAACACGCCCACCAACCGCGTGCTTACATCTATGGTTAGCCCGGTTCGCTTGCTGTTCTTGCTGAAATATGGCATTGCCTACTTGCACAAGGAAAAGCAGAATAAGGATGGCCAGATTGAAAGCCGTCACGAAAAGCATATCATGCGTTATCAGCAGTTCTTTGCCGCCATGGTTATTCGCGAAAAATTGGCGACAGGCGTAACTTCTGGCGTTGTCTGGCATACTCAAGGCTCCGGAAAAACGGCTCTGTCGTTCCACTTGAGCAAGGTGCTTAAGGATTTTTACGCCAAGCAGAACAAGGTGGCGAAATTCTATTTCATTGTCGATCGCCTTGATTTGCTGGAACAGGCAACCGATGAACTTTATGCCCGTGGTTTAAAGGTTTCGACAGCAAATTCCCGCGAAGAGCTTATGGCTCAGTTCCGAACGACCCAGGCTCTGCAGGGGAACTCTGGTGCCGATGAAATCACCGTGGTGAACATCCAGAAATTCAAGGAAGATACAGAAAAGGTTGATCTTCCGAATTATGCAACCAATTTACAGCGCGTATTCATCATGGATGAAGCCCATCGTGGCTACAAGCCCAATGGATGCTTCTTGGCAAATCTTTTCAATGCCGATAGTAACGCCATCAAGATTGCCTTGACGGGCACTCCGCTTATTGGTAGTGAAAAGGCCAGTTGCAAAGTCTTTGGCGACTATTTCCATACTTACTACTACGACCGCTCCATTCAGGATGGCTACACCCTCAAAATCATTCGCGAAGATATTGAGACCAGCTACCGCAAAAAACTGGATGAAGCTTTTGAAAGCGTAAAGAAGTTGGTGGAAAAGGGCTCCGTTCAAAAGAACCAGATTATCGAACACCCGACATATGTCAAGTCGCTCCTGCGCTACATTATCGATGACCTTGTGAAGTTCCGTGCCATTCAAGGGGACAATGACCTTGGCGGCATGATTATTTGCGAATCTTCGGAACAGGCCCGCAATCTTTATAAGTTCTTCTATGAAATTCAAGATGAACTGAACCAGGATCGAATCCAGAAAATCAACCTGAAGGCAGGACTGATTCTTTTTGATAGCGATGATAAGGAAACCCGACGCAAGATTATTGACGATTTCAAGAAGAATTATACCATAGATATTCTGATTGTTTTCAATATGTTGCTGACGGGCTTTGATGCACCGCGCCTAAAGCGTCTCTATTTTGGCCGAAAAATCAAGGACCACAACTTGCTGCAGGCAATCACCCGCGTGAATCGCCCTTACAAGAGCATGAAACGCGGCTTCTTGATTGACTTTGCCGACATTAAGCAGAATTTTGATGAATCCAATGCCGCCTACCTGCAGGAACTGAATCGTTATAATAACGATCCCGAAGACAATTCCGACCCCGACGAAAACTTGCCGGATATGTACCGCCAGGTGATGGAAGATAAGGACGCCCTCATCAACCAGATGAAGGAAACCCGTCAGGCACTATTCTGCTACAGCATGGATAATGCCGAGGCCTTCTCCACAGAAATTTCCAGTCAAGAAGACAAGAAGGTTCTCATTCAGTTGCGCAAGGCCATGGAACTGGCGAAGGATGCCATGAACCTGGTTCGAACCTTTGGCGATGACGAACTTAAGAAAGACTTTGAAAAGCTCAACATCGAAAAGTTGCCCTTAATGCTTTCGGAAGTGAACCGCCGTATCGCCATGATCAACCAGAAGGAAGCCTGGGCCAATAGCGATGCTACACAGGCTGCCGTGAACGAAGCCATGCTGAATATCGAATTCAATTTCAGCTGTATCGGTACCGAAGAACTGAAAATCGTTGACGGCGGTACGGAACTTCGCGAAAAGTACAAACGCGCCGTGCGTGGTTTTGTAGATAACTTTGACCATGAAGATCTGGAATACATTGAACTGGAACAGGCCTTTAAGGCAATTTTCGACAAGCACGGCTTTACGCCCGCAAACTTGGCAGTTTACAACGAACAGAACCAGGCCATGAACGATATTCTGGAACGTCTGGAAAAATTGCGTAAGGCAAATGAAGCCTTGCTCAAAAAATACAATGGCGACACCAAATTTGCCTATGTCCATAAGCGAATCCGCGAAGAGAACAAGGCTCGCGAAGTTCACCACAAAGATCCAATAATCTCCAAGTTTGACGAAGATATTGTGCAGGCTCTTTTAACGATTAAGGGAACCATAGATTCCAAGGTCTATGACCGCAACGATATTCTAAAACAGGATACCTATTTCGGCAAAACTGTGATGCAGGAAATCGCCTTGGGTCTTAAGAAATTCCCGCAGCTGAAACCTCAAATGCCGGACTATCAGTTTATCCAGCAGCGAGTCGCCAAACAGTATATTGACCAGTATAATAATTACTACGGTAGCTAAATGAACATCAAAGAAAAAACCATTGCGTTGATTGATACCCTCAAGTCCATTTGCCAGTCTTTTGGCATGGGTAACGACGGTAACGAATACAAGATTATTACCCAGATTTTCTTGTATAAGTTTATGGCAGATAAGTTTGGCTACGAACTGAAGAAAATTGATGATCCCTGCCTAGAGGCTCTAAAGAAATCCGACAAGTGGGAAGAGGAATTCGCAAAGTTGACCGATGAACAGCGCGAAAACATCAGCCTGTTCTTGCCGCCCGAAGTTCCCGTATTCAAGCCGGACTACCTGATTGCCAACTTGTGGAATAAACAGGCCAAAGGTGACTTTGACGCCATCTTTGACGAGACCATGGTTTCCATTGCAAGGGATAACCTGGATGTATTCTACACCAAGACAGCTCAGGAAACAAAGATTCCCATTTTCGAAAAGTTGACCATCTTTGTAACCGATGACGCAAGACGCGCAGACTTTGCCCGAGCCCTTGTCGATAAGTTGGCCAACTTCAGCTTTGAAGAAGCCTTTGCAGAACATTACGACTTTTTCTCTGATGTCTTTGAATACTTGCTCAAGGATTACAACACCGCAGGCGGCGGCAAGTACGCCGAATACTACACGCCCAAGGCCATCGCAAAGATTATGGCTCGCCTGCTGGTAGGCGACAACGCCGATTTGCATAACATCGAATGTTACGACCCCAGCGCTGGTACCGGCACCTTGCTCATGGCTTTGAGCCACCAGATTGGGGAGGAACGCTGCACTATCTTTGCCCAGGATATTTCCCAGCGTTCCAACAAGATGCTGAAACTGAACCTGCTCTTGAATGGCCTTGTCTCTAGCCTGGATCAT is a window encoding:
- a CDS encoding DUF763 domain-containing protein, producing MPKRTGVADLPLHTGTVPRWLADRMRDLGRLIAESIVENYGKREFLVRLSDPLWFQSFGAVMGMDWHSSGITTSVMYALKRGLNPIAKDLGIYVCGGRGKFSRETPNELLQIADKTGVDGYYLKRTSCLCAKVDNTAVQDGFQLYQHNFIVTDEGDWAVVQQGMNTGAKAARRYHWCSSNLRSFVEEPHAGVVGENRGQILNLTHQDAGVTRSSILELTHENPDRMMREIQQIVAPNSSVIVSPQMDLFAPPESAQPLIINPSRDPIVANSSRNCIMPSRHEVHAEDVDLRRLGGVLATAYESDPKDFESLLLTPGLGPRTLQSLTLVSEVINGTPSRFRDPARYSFAHGGKDGHPFPVLTRVYDESIRVLKGAIEHAKIGDREKMDCLNRLHATQLAIEKDCEPLADFDKTLEHEKSHSQEWGGRTV
- a CDS encoding type I restriction-modification system subunit M yields the protein MNIKEKTIALIDTLKSICQSFGMGNDGNEYKIITQIFLYKFMADKFGYELKKIDDPCLEALKKSDKWEEEFAKLTDEQRENISLFLPPEVPVFKPDYLIANLWNKQAKGDFDAIFDETMVSIARDNLDVFYTKTAQETKIPIFEKLTIFVTDDARRADFARALVDKLANFSFEEAFAEHYDFFSDVFEYLLKDYNTAGGGKYAEYYTPKAIAKIMARLLVGDNADLHNIECYDPSAGTGTLLMALSHQIGEERCTIFAQDISQRSNKMLKLNLLLNGLVSSLDHAVQGDTLLEPYHKSDDGKSLKQFDYVVSNPPFKMDFSDTRDNIESKWGTRFWAGVPKVPNKKKDSMAIYTCFIQHVVNSIKENGKGAIVIPTGFITAKSGIEHKILEKIVDEHIVSGVVSMPSNVFANTGTNVSVLFFDKIGAKSDNDKITLVDASKLGQEYKDANGLKKVRLEDDEIEKIVKTFRNTEAVEDFSVVVSYSEVKEKGYSLSAGQYFDIKIDYVDISEEEFNSQMAADTAELQKMFEESHKLEDEINKQLASLKFGGK
- a CDS encoding type I restriction endonuclease encodes the protein MPKEFTEATRVQLTAIQHLTRIGYSYLGKISQEPGALPAADIRKYDPETNILTNIFAAQFQKLNPSAKVNPQNILDDIRKELDDDDLGQQFYQRITKCSPYKLIDFDNPENNTYHCTAEFTCRNGEDSFRPDITLFINGLPLVFIEVKKPNNAGGMVAESKRMNEIRFPNKKFRRFINITQLMIFSNNMEYDAKGGVVPIEGVFYCTAAKESAPFNCFREENPKREEVAPFVANFPYAPISPEFEKQVLMDFNVPVLKDNPEYKYNLGINTPTNRVLTSMVSPVRLLFLLKYGIAYLHKEKQNKDGQIESRHEKHIMRYQQFFAAMVIREKLATGVTSGVVWHTQGSGKTALSFHLSKVLKDFYAKQNKVAKFYFIVDRLDLLEQATDELYARGLKVSTANSREELMAQFRTTQALQGNSGADEITVVNIQKFKEDTEKVDLPNYATNLQRVFIMDEAHRGYKPNGCFLANLFNADSNAIKIALTGTPLIGSEKASCKVFGDYFHTYYYDRSIQDGYTLKIIREDIETSYRKKLDEAFESVKKLVEKGSVQKNQIIEHPTYVKSLLRYIIDDLVKFRAIQGDNDLGGMIICESSEQARNLYKFFYEIQDELNQDRIQKINLKAGLILFDSDDKETRRKIIDDFKKNYTIDILIVFNMLLTGFDAPRLKRLYFGRKIKDHNLLQAITRVNRPYKSMKRGFLIDFADIKQNFDESNAAYLQELNRYNNDPEDNSDPDENLPDMYRQVMEDKDALINQMKETRQALFCYSMDNAEAFSTEISSQEDKKVLIQLRKAMELAKDAMNLVRTFGDDELKKDFEKLNIEKLPLMLSEVNRRIAMINQKEAWANSDATQAAVNEAMLNIEFNFSCIGTEELKIVDGGTELREKYKRAVRGFVDNFDHEDLEYIELEQAFKAIFDKHGFTPANLAVYNEQNQAMNDILERLEKLRKANEALLKKYNGDTKFAYVHKRIREENKAREVHHKDPIISKFDEDIVQALLTIKGTIDSKVYDRNDILKQDTYFGKTVMQEIALGLKKFPQLKPQMPDYQFIQQRVAKQYIDQYNNYYGS